The genomic stretch aCCAAAGTTGATATCTGATTTCTCAGACAAAGTGAATGAATCAGATCCAAGTCCAACTCAGAAATTTCTGACAATCAACTCAGATTCAGAACCACAACGGAACCTGATCAGATCATTTTCTGCACCAATGTCTGGAACAGATTTCGGGAAGCTCCTCTTAGAGGACCAGCATATTGCTTCTGCTCAAATTCACAGGAAGCATGAACCATCTGATAATAATTTTTCAgaaacaaggaaacaaagaaAGGATAGTTTTAACTTGAAAGGAACAGTATCCAATCTAAAACATAATTTAAATCTTAAAGGAATGTTGTTTGGGAGAAAGAATCAGCCAATAAAGGAATCAACTCAAGGCAAATTCATTTCAGTAGACAAAACAGCCATGGCTCAGGCAAGGCTGTTCTTAACTTTGTCGAAACTAGTTTATCTGCTATTAGCAACTTGTATCATTGTTTTGATGCAAACTATTTGTTCTCAGGAGAAATCTACAGAGGTGCCTCCCAGTCCAGCATCTGTATCAAGAAATTCTGAAGAGTTTTGTAGGCAAGACAACCCGAGTCCGATATCACCACTGGAGGTCATGGAATACCACAATTCACCCTGTATCTCTGAAGAGTTGAGTTCCAATGCTCCAGGAAGAGGTAGAAGTTATCATCTGTTTTGAGTGCACTTAATTCAAACTAGAATTGTGTTCTCAAGACTTGAAGTTGTTTCATCTTATCTAAAGTAGCTTTTGTCACATGCTATAATCTTAACACCTCTATTGCTGAACCAGATTTATCAGAAAATCTTGAGCATGGTGGAGCTGAAATGACAGTAGGAGAGCAGCCTCCAATGCAAGAAATAACTGACATGGAGAACAAGGATGCGACTCACTTGCATGATATCCTTGCAACTGCTGGGTTTTATGAGGATGAGCCAATCTCATACCAAGATTTTGAAATGGAAGAAGCATACAGCAAACACGGCAAGGTGGATACTGATTCTTCGATACCTCGCAATGATGATGTAACTATACGACACAAACTTCTATTTGACTTGGTGAATGAGTCTATGCAAAGTCTGCTCGGTCCGAATCTAAAATGCTCCATGTTCAAGAGATGGATTCTAGGCCCAACTTTCTCatcacaaggaaaaagattgTTGGAAGACTTGTGGAATCAGATTCAGTTGCTCTTAAATTCTTCAGTTGATGGTTCTAATGCTCCAAATAGCATGGTGGCTCAAGATTTGAAGATGACAACTTGGCCAACGATGTCGTACGAAGACATGGATGTCGTAGGAAGGCAGATCGAGAGGGCCATTCTACTGAACTTGATCGACGATATTGTGAGAGAAATGTGTCTTTGGAACAACTAGATAGAAAATAGGTACTAGGGAAAAAGATAATTGATTGTAATGTTTGTGCAGTCCTCTTCCATTTAGAAGAATCTTTTCCACATTGCAGCCatagtaaaataaatttttgaggaAAAAGTTGATTGATGTTGAAGTGAGAAAGATGAACTGGCTAAAATGGGAAATTGTATGTGTGAATCATTGGTTTCTCTTGCTTAACTAATTGAAGACTCCTAATAAACTAGCTTACTCTTGGACACTAAatgggcaaaaatcaaaagggctTCATCCTATTGGTATCATGAAGAGAGTGccccttttttcttttctttttctaaaaaatttagcAGTGCTTCATCCTATATTTTATCTGAAGAATATCTTTATTCCGAGTAACAATTCAGGGGCATATAGGTTCCAACGTAGAAAAATTACTCtaacttaaacaaaattaaaactaatatatcaaaaatacttttttttatcaactctattaaaattagttaaatattattataataattatgattctTAATCATCATTATTGTAAATAATGAATCAGATAAGATCAAATATGAAGTGACTAGTTcgatcctataaaaatttttcacCGGCCATTAGTATGAGTCAGGAAGGACTCGCAATAAATAGTCCAAAAATTCAGTATCCAATGGTTATATGtcctattttgaaaaaaaaatatttatttaatagaAAAATACTCTATGCATAgcaaatttaataaattagaacAATTTAGCAAAAATTAATCTGATATTACAATAATAGTTATTATGACGTGTAGCAGTTATGTGTCATAACTGCTATGAGCCCGGATCTTCTGGACCGTTTTTTGCGGTCCAAGGGATGATCCCTAAGTACGTATTGATGGGAATGAATAGTCTCCATCTATTTTATAAATAGGGATCATATATTTCATCAATGAATACTTATGGATCATTCTCTGGATCGCAAAAAATGATCCAGAGGATTTACCCTCAACTGCTATAATAATAttgatataatttttttctaCCTGGCGTTTTTTTATAAAAGCATTTTAAACCCATTCTAATTTTGTCATTAGGTGGGGAGACAACGTGGGTTAAAGAAATATTACTCCAAACAAATTGAAGTTTAATCCAGCATTATTGTTGTACGactaaaatttaactaaaattaaaaacaatttcaaatTCAGAAACTGTCTTTAAAAACTAGCTTAAATTGgactgtgtttttttttcttcaattttttcataatttaatttttctaaaaaggtTTTGGTGTCTTTGTTCGTTTTCTCCACTAGATTTTCTACTTTCCTACGCGCAATTTGGCTCCGAGTTGGAGGTAGACGAACCAGCCGCCGGAGCGAATTCGTCAAAGGCTCGCCTTCGATCCACCGTCTGCGTTCTCCTTGGCTTGCTCCGGTGGTTGGTGTTTCCGATTTCCCCCGCTTTGGATTCTTCCGTTGTCGATTAGAGAGCGAGCTCGGTAGATGATCTGTTGATGCTTCTGTGGTCTTGATTGCAAACAGATACAAATTCGTCTCTTTGCTTATTGGCAACTTGGCGCATCCTCTGGTGGTCAGTTATTGAGGTACGGATTCAGTAGGTTTTCCTTGCTGGGGGTCGAAGCGATTTGGCTGATGGATGCCGTTCCTGAGAGTTCACCGGCGCGAAATCTCTCTGATGGGGCTGCCGATTTGGATTTTCTGGATCAGTTTTTCTCTGGAGATGGCTGGTTGGAATTTCCTGAATTCCTTGATGAATTCCAATCTGATACGCCTAAAGCCATCAGCCCCTTCAACCCTATGAGCTTTTCGCCGCTTTTTGAGGTCAACGATAACAACCCTAATCCGAGTATGCTGGAGACCTGTTATCGAGAAGGCATAGGGAGGCCAGATGCATCTACGTGTCTTCCCGGGGATGAATCCATGAACGAGAATCTAACCTCGGAGACAAGAACGAGTTGGCAGATTCAACCAGGGGCTTCCAGTTTCTCTGTGGAAGAGAAAATCGTACGGGTACTTGATCACTTCAAGGAGATTCAAAGGGATGGAGAAGTACTAGTTCAGTTATGGGTGCCTGTGAAGAGAGGAGACCAAATGTTTCTTACAACGTACGGTCAACCTTTCTCACTCGACCCGAATTGTGAGAGACTTGTAAACTATCGACAAGTCTCCACCAGCTATCAGTTCTCAGCCGAAGAGAGCTCTGGAAAGGCATTAGGGTTGCCTGGTCGAGTATTTATAGGAAGATTGCCTGAGTGGACACCAGATGTTCGATACTTTAACAGCTATGAGTACCCACGTGTGGACTATGCACAGCGGTTTGGAATACGTGGAAGTATAGGAATTCCTGTTTTTGATCATGGTCGTCGTTCTTGCTTGGGAGTTGTGGAAGTTATCATGACAACTCAGAAAATAAACTACACGTTTGAGCTTGAGAAAATTTGCAATGCTCTGCAGGTTATTCTTTTCCATTCTTGTTCTTTATTCTTAAGCTTTTATGATCTCTCCTTTCGAATTATCCTTTTCCGACTGAAATAGCATATTTCTATCTGCCTCCTATTccagagttttttttttcttgtttgtcTCTTCGAGTTGAAGTTTGTTTCGTTTTCTTTGTTTTGTGAAATTTTGCTGAAAAATGCTAAAATTTGCAGGAAGTAGATCTTAGTAGTTCTTCAACAGTGATTGTTCCACAGATTAAGGTGAGCTAGTAGAGTGCACAAGTATCATGATTGAGTTCCTATTGATCATAGAggctgatttatttttttttcctgttaCTAGGTGAGTAGTGATTCTTACCAAGCAGCTGTATCTGAGATTCTGGAGGTCCTAAAAACTGTTTGCAAGATTCACATGTTACCATTAGCTCAAACTTGGGTACTATGCACACAACAAGGTAAGAAAGGCTTCCGCCATTCTGATGAAAACTATAGGGAATGTGTCTCCACTGCTGATGCTGCTTGTTATGTAAATGACCCTTCTATGATTGATTTTTATGAGGCCTGCTCCGAGTATCACTTGCTAAAAGGACAAGGTATTGTTGGTAGAGCTTTCATCACAAATCAACCATGCTTTTTTCCGGATGTTACCACTTTCAGTAAGACAGAGTATCCGCTTGTTCACCATGCAAAGTTGTTTGGTTTGAAAGGTGCTGTTGCGATACGCCTTCGGAGTATTCTTACTGGAAATGCTGATTTTGTATTGGAGTTCTTTCTCCCTACAAATTGCTTACTGATTGAAGACCAAAAACTGATGCTTGCTTCATTATCAAGAACTATGCAACATGTTTGCCAAAATTTAAGGGTTGTCACCAATAAGGAGCTAGCAGATGATTCGACATTATGGGTAAATAAAATGATTCCTCCAAACTTTTTGATGGAAAGTTCTTCGCCTGAAGCAGAACCAGGTAAAATAGATCACACTGTCACTACTATTGAAGGTCAGATAACAAGGATGTCTAGGGATGTTGCACCTTTATCAAATACAGAAGGAGGCTTGAAGAAAAAAACAAGCCAAGATGATCATAAGGATGAAATAGAAAGATTTGGTATCATAAGGGACAGAGATGATGTTGAAGTGATATCAAATGCACTAAATATATCTTCAATGCATAAGCAGCATCCAGTAGACATGGGCAAAGATGATAGTGATAATGAAAATTCTATGAATTTTGGTAGTAGTAGTAATCCGGTGGTGGCAAAGACAACAGCAAAGAGGCACAGAAAACCAGAGAAGAATGTCAGTTTGGAAGTTCTTCAGAAATATTTTTCTGGTAGCCTGAAAGATGCTGCAAAGAGTGTCGGTGGTAAGGTTCATTCTCTATTGGAAAAGCCAACATGGGTTAGATAATTATTTTtctcctttaattttttttatttatgtttctttgtTTAATAACTTCCTTTTCTCAACAGAAAGTGTCATGACTAAATATAGTGATACTAAatttcttcttgttctttctttctCTTTGTTAAACAAAGTCATACATTGATTCCTCAAAGGAAACTTTGATTCTGATATGATGGAACATAATACAAATTAGTTTCAATGGAAGCGTAAGGATCCAAGATCTTAGTGTAACTCTTGAGTTGAACTCTTCCTAGCTAAGTGTTGCTTGTGTTGTTTGGTTCTTTTGCTGCATATTTGTCAACTTGCAAGTGAAGACTAGGAAAGGGAAAGAACATTATTAGATGGTAGCTGGTGCCTAGGTGGCCTGTattaaaatgacaaaaaaaatggATATAGGATTCAAGTGCACCAATGAGTCCTTGTTTCTTCAAATTTGGATATAGAAATTATGAAGAGAGATGTACAAAAAAGATAGGGTTGCTGAGATGTGAATGTTGAGATGGATGTATCATGATACAATAaagaatgaaataaaaaaatatcaatatcCGAGATCAGATAGGCGGAGCTATGCCACAATGATGATAAAATAAGAGATATAAGTTGAGATGGTGCAAACTGTAAACATGTCGAAAGGTGAATAATTGATTATAGTGACGAGAGTTAAATCATAGTTGTAAGCAGTAGGAGACCAAAGAAAACTTAATTTAACAGAATaatgattttattaatttaagtATTACATTTGACGTAGCTTTCCATATTACATTTGATGTAGCTTTCCATAGAGATAAGCTCTATGTAACTAATCCCAGATCATTGGGGCATGATGATGGAAGGAAGCACAATTGGCTAAAAAGGATCACCATAGACTACAATTTTTTGCTTTTAAGTTATCTATAATCTGACTACAACTTGGGGCTTACTCTTGGTCATATTTATGGTAGTTTAGTTTTTAGGGGAAATTTCATTTACCACAGATTTTACATTTTTAACAAATGACCctctagagtttttttttttaattaaaatgaaaattttcttaGTTTTTGTGATGGTACCTTACCAGGTTATATGGATGCCCTTTCTGTCTCTACTGCTGCAATGATTCAGTTATTTTTCATTTCAACTATACTTGTGGGACAAGTTGCATAGTTCAATCAATCTGACTAATGATACTGTTGTCTATTAACTTTTCATGTGCCAGTGTGCCCTACTACTCTTAAAAGAATCTGTCGGCAGCATGGAATAACTCGTTGGCCTTCCCGGAAGATAAAGAAAGTAGACCACTCTTTAAAGAAACTGCAGGTTGTTATTGACTCAGTTCATGGAGCTGATAAAGCCATTCAACTAAgttccctgtataaaaatttcaCAACAGTACCCATCTCAGAGAAGAATTCATCAGGAGACTCTCAAGATAGAAACTCAGGAGATTTTCCAGTATCAAAATCGATCCAAAATGACTGTCCAAATAGTAATCAGGACGTAGATGCTAGATCAAGTCATCACCATTCATCATCTTCTCACTCATCATGCAGTCAAACTTCGACTCCAAGTCTCTCATCTCCAGGTGGAGAAAAGCACTGTATTCAGATTGCTAACCCTGGAATGAAGCAAGAAGAAAACCATGAGAAAATTAGTGGTATTCCTCAGGGAGCAAATAGGGAGATGGATTTGCATCTGTCATCTCAAAGCACATGGATTTATCCTAATGAATTTCAGAGTCACAAATCACTTGGAGAGCATTATTCTACTTTGGAGCCTACTGGAAATCTTAAAAGCAATTGGATGATAGTAAAAGCCACATATGGTGAAGAGAAAGCTAGGATACGATTAGATCCTAGTTGGAACTTTGAAGAGTTGAGACATGAGATCTTGAAGAGGTTCAATATAGTTGTTGAAAATTCTGTGAATCTCCATTACGTCGATGATGAGTCGGAGTGGGTTTTACTAACATGTGATGCAGATCTACAGGAGTGCATTCATATATATAGATTGTCAGATGTTCAAACAATAAAAATTTCTGTCCAAGAAATTGTTACTCATGGACCATAGCATCTCCATGTAACATCTGATGGAGTTCATCATTTGGAGGCCAATCTGCTTTCTTCCAGCTATGGAATTTTTCAATGATGGCCTGATCTTAGCAATGATCTGTGACCATGTATCTATCAGTGTGGATTGTTGGCCATGGACTCTCAAACACATGCAATGCtccatgctgaaatgctaatgcTCATTGAGACCGTCCTGAATATGAAACAAAGTAGCACGCTGATACAAAAAGTGAATTGATCGCTTAAAAAGAATTTTATGGAATTAACTATTCTTCTAACAACTTACAAGATAGATTCCTTATGCTCATTCTCAAGGGGAAAGACTTGTTAACAATGTATAAAGATCAAAGGCAAAATAAACTATAGATGCAATGGGTTTCACATTTATCATGCTTGCATCCCGATTAAAGATCCAATTGGTTGTTAGCATGAACTTTGACAGACAATTACAGAGATTGTTGGATGTTTAGTGTGCTCCATTGATTCAAGATCAACAAACTCCAGAGTCATGATGGTAAGCAGAAAAAATAACATCCTCAAAAAGGATCTGAACAGATGCTAATACTGGCTACTGGCAAGGTTACAGACTATGAATGAGTAATTCCAAATCAACAGTTATCCAAATTCAAACGCAGTGGAGTATTGCTCAGTTTTGTGCAATAATTTATCTTGATGCAATGTTAATACTTTTGTTTAAGGTCCATAGTATTTACAATTCGATTAAGTTCCATGATTTCAGTGGCGTTGTCTATTTCCAAGGTTTTAGATATTTGATATTGACGGATAGATTTACTATGCAGTTTTGCCAACCAAAATCTGAGCTCTAGTTTGGTAGCTTGATTGAGACATGGAGTTTGAGAAATGCCCTCACTGAGGAAAAAGAAGGGATGAAAAGAAGCAGGTGAGCATCGGGAGGGCTACTGGAGCTCCGTCTCCTGTTTCTCACTGGAAGAGACAAGGGACCTGGAACCTTTAATAGAACGATCATTCACTCAATGGACTTCTCCTACTTGCACAATGCCATTGTCCCTGCTCTGATCAAAAGAGAAGTCAGTGTGAGATGGTTTGCTGATGGAAATGTTGATAGAAAATAGATTCAATCAACATCTAAAGACACCCGATAGATTTGTTTCTTTCATCATCATTCTCACTTATTGGAGCTAAAACTTCCATGCACAACAATGAAGCTTCAAGAGTTTGTTTTCCGTTTTATTTAAAATCTTGTGAGGGCAGTGTTCAGATGGTTACAAGTCCAGGAGAGAACAAGAAGCTCGTATTGCAGAAGCATAAGGAGTGTGGTGCCTTAGATTCTGGTCTGGCTTCTCGTTTACTAAATTTGGATCTCTTTATCGTATCAGTGATGCGCAAAGTTAGCTGGTGATCGGAATAATGCCGATATTAACTCTGTGCTTTGGCTGGCTATGGGAGGTACACCTTTGTTATGGCTTTTCTTCTCCACTCCCTTTTTAGGATGTTGAAGAGTTATCAATGGGAGTGTATAACTTTGTTGAGATTTTGATCCGTGAAACAGGCTTCGGAGACTGATGTTTAGCTATTTCTTTTTTAAGAAAACGAGATGAATTAATGGAAGGACTACGAATATGAATGGGTCGATACAAGGATTCATTCATCCAACTGCATGTAAACAAATATAAATACATAAATCAAAATTCAGACACCTGTTTCATCCATCTTCATCATTTCATCCATTCATTGTAGTAAAGGCAAAGACGTGTTTGACAACTGATGAGTTATTTCACCCCACATGAATGGCGACTTCGTCTTCATTCTAATGTCCAACACTTGGAACAAGAATTCTACCATGATATATACAACAAATGATATTTACAAGAATTGAAACTAATATTAATCAACAATAAGATTAGCTTATCGTTCCATTCCGGATTCATTCAACCAGCGCAATCGACCCTACAATATTAAATTACATACAAAAGCTTCAGAGGAGATTCTAAAATTCACAATTTGAAACAGTTTGGAAACAAAGTCATTGTGCAGGTATCTGATGATATTGATAGCACTGCACGTAATCAATTCAGTATGAACTGATCTAAGTAAAACACATGAATAATTGACAATAAGCCACCGAAATTAAGGAAACAAAACTGGCAGTGCCAgcataaatatttgaattttaaaaagaaaaaaaaacattgtaataataaattattaaaaaaaaagttaaatctGTGCCATTCTAGTGTAAAGAGAAACTACCTCACTCTATCGATAAAGAACTCAACATGCCTTGACTAGTGCCTATACATGAGATTGCAAACTGAAATATGTTGGTTCGAAATTTGTGTCCCTGCAACCTGTATACCCTGTTTCAATCGACTAGGACAAAATTACTCCAGATACACATCGTTACTATGAATATAAGCAATAGACacctatgcaaaaaaaaaaaaaaatggaactaCTTACCTAATGCACCAGGAACAGATAATGATGTGCTCGCGCATCTGAGAGGTAGAAACTGTGTTTGCGGCAAATGTTCACATCTTACACTGCACCAAGCTCATCGTGATGCAGCAACAACAGCAGCATAAGTGGCAACATATACTCGAAAACACTCTTGGCTCAGAGTACCGCAACTTCTAGACTGTAACAAACAGGTGGACTCTGAAGCATGTAGTATTTGCCTTGCTACGACAATAAACTGAATAATGATTGAACAAATGTGAACTCGGGCGTTGGTATCAAATTATCTGCTCCATTTTCAAACTGTGACTGCTGAATAATAAGAGATGACAAGAACATATTGGTACCTGCAGGCTTGGAGCATGGAAATTGTTCTCCAGATGTTTGCTCCCCATACTACCGCAAAGACAGCTACTCAGAACTTGCCGGTCAAAGTAATCATGGATGATTGGGTTTTCACCTCAGATCACCCCGAGCTGTTTGATGTATTTATGTCGTCACTCAACATCATTCCAGAACCATTCAGCCTAAGTTCACTTCATGATTCTGATTGCTTTTCAGAAACTCCAAAGCCCATTCCATACTCAAATGCATACCCCTACCACTGCAAACATATGAAATGGAGCTAACTCGTAGCTATGTCAAATGACTCGTTCACTTTTCCACCAAGCATCTGTTGTCATACACTATGCTGGCAAATTTGGATCCAGTACCAAGATGATTTCATTCCTTGCTTAGGAAGGGCATAGAATCCATTCGGAACACCTGTCATCATTCTTGGCTATCCATCCTTAAACAATTTACTGTATGGaatttaatttttatcaagtGTTCATTCCTAAGTTAGTGTCTGTGCTTCATAGCCAATGAGTCACTTCACTTGTCAGGCCTCCCCACAATTCACTTGTAAGGCCTGTTTATCCATGACATGAATTGCTTTGCCTTTTCAATATAAGGTAGAAGATCAGGCTTTCAGACTTTGTAAAATCTCAGGGAGGCCAACCAAATGAAAACTCAAAAAAGTGATGCATAATCCTACGACCCTCTTGCATCCTCTCCAACCAATCTTTGTTTCTCTTCTTCAGTTTGCTTGTTAAGAACCTCATATAATTTCATGGTATTAGCAGAAAAATTTTCCACAACTTCAAAGACATGTCTCAGACTTGACTGGAAACTTATGACAGTCGGCCCACGATCCTCATGTCCAATTGTTGGCATCTTGTTCTCGCTAGAAATTGTAAGTAATTTCTTTCTCTGTTTAAGCAGTTCTTGTTCTTCCATTTCAATTGACCTTAGTTTGCTATTCTTATCTTTATTTGTTAACTGCCTCTGCTGCTGCACAGCTTTGTGCTCTTTCCATATATTTAGGACATTATCGATAAATGACCGTGCTGCTTTAATAACTTCCATTTCAGATACCATATCTATACTGGAGGACCAGTAATTGCAGATAACGAATACAGGGGGTGCACCTAATCTCCCAGGAGAAAAAGGAACCTCTCCATCATCAGTAACCTCAGGCTCATAAGCTATACCTTTCCTTAACCATCCATTCAAAGCGTTGACATACATCTTTTGAGCGGTAACCCAAATAGAGAAATTGGCAATCCATTCAGCCATAACCAATTCTAAATGCTTTATTGTCTCCAAAGCATCAGGAGGCTTTCCTCCAGGCACAGCAGAGTCTAGGTTTTGTGCTTGGGATATTGCTTGATGCTGAATAAGATGGCATTCTGACATGACTCTCCACATTTCTTCAAAACTGCAAGGTTGTTGTGACAATAAGAACACATTGCACCTTTAAGATGGATAAAAGTGAAACAGCATGAAATTGAATATTGAGACAATTCTGCAGTAAGATCTCACAATGCCACATACAAGCTGATATGCACCAACATTAAGATAGACTATATCAAACAGCTCAATGAAACAAATATAAATCTCATATTAGATTTACCATGTGGATTATTTTCATATTATAAAATAATGGTGAAACAAGGTTTTGATAACTCATCTCTAGAAGCTTAACGGAAAAGATAAAAATTACGTACTACTTAGAATGTTATTTCTCTTCATCAAAATTTAAAAGGGCAAGAAAATAAAAGTTGATTCACATTCCTCGTAACATACACAAACCTACAGTGATATTGATGCTTTGCCCCTGATCAATCATAGAGGACATTAACTTCACAATTTGATAATAATTACTAATTTTAGGGAATCAATAAGGCTCTAGTTTACACAAAATTGTGGCCTCAAAACTAATATAGCATACTGAGATAATTTGTTCTTATCTCACCAAGATACAGCAAACGTCCTTTTCTCAGTATCATCAGaacattagaattaaaaaaaaaaaaaatcataaggtaGTAGACATAGCAAATGTTTACCAGATTGAACAACCAatcaattaattagattaatttcaaGAAAATGCAATAGAATTAAGTGTATCAAGGGAGAATTGAAAAAAAGTTATTAAATGAGCAACAAGAGAGTATAACATCCTCCAAACAAATGGCATAGCAAATATGATAACCAAGTGAATATAATGAACTACTTTATATTTCTTTCTTTACAAATATAATGAACTCCAAGCAAATAATTCGTCAAAATTGAGAGTAAGTCCAAAAGTACCAAtagaataattttttgaaaagacCCGATAttacttcaaaatttatttatttatagataAAAAGATCAAAAGGGCATAATGCAGAGACCCAAAGATGGTAACAGACCACAATAAGAAGCATAGGAAACCAAATAAAATTTTCTGCCTTTAAAAGAATGTACATCAAGGAATCACAAAAGTGGAAACAGTATGTTACTAAGAAATCACATAG from Zingiber officinale cultivar Zhangliang chromosome 5B, Zo_v1.1, whole genome shotgun sequence encodes the following:
- the LOC121986027 gene encoding protein NLP1-like — its product is MDAVPESSPARNLSDGAADLDFLDQFFSGDGWLEFPEFLDEFQSDTPKAISPFNPMSFSPLFEVNDNNPNPSMLETCYREGIGRPDASTCLPGDESMNENLTSETRTSWQIQPGASSFSVEEKIVRVLDHFKEIQRDGEVLVQLWVPVKRGDQMFLTTYGQPFSLDPNCERLVNYRQVSTSYQFSAEESSGKALGLPGRVFIGRLPEWTPDVRYFNSYEYPRVDYAQRFGIRGSIGIPVFDHGRRSCLGVVEVIMTTQKINYTFELEKICNALQEVDLSSSSTVIVPQIKVSSDSYQAAVSEILEVLKTVCKIHMLPLAQTWVLCTQQGKKGFRHSDENYRECVSTADAACYVNDPSMIDFYEACSEYHLLKGQGIVGRAFITNQPCFFPDVTTFSKTEYPLVHHAKLFGLKGAVAIRLRSILTGNADFVLEFFLPTNCLLIEDQKLMLASLSRTMQHVCQNLRVVTNKELADDSTLWVNKMIPPNFLMESSSPEAEPGKIDHTVTTIEGQITRMSRDVAPLSNTEGGLKKKTSQDDHKDEIERFGIIRDRDDVEVISNALNISSMHKQHPVDMGKDDSDNENSMNFGSSSNPVVAKTTAKRHRKPEKNVSLEVLQKYFSGSLKDAAKSVGVCPTTLKRICRQHGITRWPSRKIKKVDHSLKKLQVVIDSVHGADKAIQLSSLYKNFTTVPISEKNSSGDSQDRNSGDFPVSKSIQNDCPNSNQDVDARSSHHHSSSSHSSCSQTSTPSLSSPGGEKHCIQIANPGMKQEENHEKISGIPQGANREMDLHLSSQSTWIYPNEFQSHKSLGEHYSTLEPTGNLKSNWMIVKATYGEEKARIRLDPSWNFEELRHEILKRFNIVVENSVNLHYVDDESEWVLLTCDADLQECIHIYRLSDVQTIKISVQEIVTHGP